One segment of Methanolinea mesophila DNA contains the following:
- a CDS encoding precorrin-2 dehydrogenase/sirohydrochlorin ferrochelatase family protein, with the protein MTPLFVDLHGKKVVIFGGGAVGARKAGFFAGETGVTVFSRSFDPSFSEIDAECREVDLSALGDRDLARLLEGAAIAVAATQERELNDRIGRLAKGAGILFNNADGESGDLLIPSVVKGKNYALAIGTGGVSPAISRYLREHIQRELPCLDRMIALQGRLRNEIRRTEPSQEKRRELLYRVLEDREVWNLLPHGEGAAWNLVKERYL; encoded by the coding sequence ATGACCCCTCTCTTCGTGGATCTGCATGGGAAGAAGGTGGTGATCTTCGGCGGAGGCGCCGTGGGGGCACGAAAAGCCGGATTTTTTGCGGGGGAGACCGGAGTGACGGTATTCTCCCGATCGTTCGACCCATCGTTTTCAGAAATCGACGCCGAGTGCAGGGAGGTCGATCTCTCGGCCCTCGGCGACCGGGATCTCGCCCGCCTGCTCGAGGGGGCTGCGATCGCCGTGGCTGCAACGCAGGAGCGGGAATTAAACGACCGGATCGGCCGGCTGGCGAAAGGGGCGGGGATCCTGTTCAACAACGCGGACGGTGAGTCGGGCGACCTTCTCATCCCCTCCGTAGTGAAGGGAAAGAACTACGCCCTGGCAATCGGAACCGGGGGGGTGAGCCCCGCGATCTCCCGGTACCTCCGCGAGCACATCCAGCGGGAACTCCCCTGCCTCGACAGGATGATCGCGCTCCAGGGGCGGTTGCGGAACGAGATCCGGCGGACCGAACCGTCGCAGGAGAAGCGGAGGGAACTGCTGTACCGTGTCCTCGAGGATCGTGAGGTCTGGAACCTTTTACCACATGGAGAGGGGGCCGCCTGGAACCTTGTAAAGGAGCGATACCTTTGA
- a CDS encoding cobalt-precorrin-4/precorrin-4 C(11)-methyltransferase: protein MEPVYFVGAGPGDPGLITVKGKNLLLAAEVLIYTGSLVNPELVAESPAGIKLDSFGMKLPEMVEAMSRYAKEGKRVVRLHSGDPAIFGAIVEQIEGLSREGLRVEVVPGVSSMFGAAAALQAQLTLGGVADTVIVTRPAGATLEQDEIRSLSRHQATLVFFLGTEKLEEIVAKVECPPDTPAAVVYHATWPDQKVVRGTVADIAGKARAAGITRTALLIVGGVLDPSRHGHRRSVLYS from the coding sequence ATGGAGCCGGTATACTTCGTGGGAGCCGGGCCGGGCGATCCCGGGCTGATCACGGTGAAGGGGAAGAATCTCCTGCTCGCCGCGGAAGTACTGATCTACACCGGCTCCCTGGTGAACCCCGAGCTCGTGGCCGAAAGCCCTGCCGGGATAAAACTGGACAGTTTCGGCATGAAACTCCCGGAGATGGTAGAGGCCATGTCCCGTTACGCGAAGGAAGGAAAACGCGTGGTGCGGCTTCATTCCGGCGACCCGGCCATCTTCGGTGCGATTGTGGAGCAGATCGAGGGGCTCTCCCGCGAAGGGCTCCGGGTGGAGGTCGTCCCCGGCGTCTCCTCGATGTTCGGGGCGGCGGCAGCGCTCCAGGCCCAGCTCACCCTGGGGGGCGTAGCCGACACGGTCATCGTCACGCGTCCCGCGGGCGCTACGCTGGAACAGGACGAGATCCGTTCTCTCTCCCGCCACCAGGCAACGCTGGTGTTCTTCCTCGGTACGGAGAAGCTCGAAGAGATCGTGGCGAAGGTGGAATGCCCGCCCGACACCCCGGCGGCAGTCGTCTATCACGCCACCTGGCCCGACCAGAAAGTGGTCAGGGGAACCGTGGCTGATATCGCCGGGAAAGCGAGGGCTGCGGGAATTACCAGGACTGCGCTGCTGATCGTCGGGGGAGTTCTCGATCCTTCCCGCCACGGGCACCGGAGGTCCGTGCTCTACTCATGA
- the hemB gene encoding porphobilinogen synthase produces MRRLRESKIRPLLAEHSVRKEDLVMPLFVDQTASAPVPIGSMPGQFRYPLLDIPAVVRKLSEEGVRAVLLFGIPDQKDEMASQAYHPRGIVQEAVRAIAAAMPGMVIITDVCACEYTSHGHCGIVAPGRGGPDVQNDASLDLMARIAVSHAEAGADIVAPSCMMDGVVSAIRHALDENGYSEVLIMSYSTKFSSALYGPFREAADSGFLFGDRSTYQLPPSNGREALMESRLDADEGADILMVKPAGLYLDLVAKIREFGLPVAAYQVSGEYSQIKAAAERGWIKEREVVMESMLCMKRAGADLLITYFAEDIAGWLDEEQ; encoded by the coding sequence ATGAGAAGGCTGCGGGAGAGCAAGATCCGACCTCTCCTCGCCGAGCATTCGGTTCGGAAAGAAGACCTGGTCATGCCCCTGTTCGTAGACCAGACCGCGTCCGCGCCGGTCCCCATCGGTTCGATGCCGGGACAGTTCCGTTACCCGCTCCTGGATATCCCGGCGGTGGTCAGGAAACTCTCCGAGGAAGGTGTAAGGGCGGTGCTCCTCTTCGGGATCCCCGACCAGAAGGACGAGATGGCGAGCCAGGCCTACCATCCCCGGGGGATCGTCCAGGAGGCGGTCCGTGCGATCGCGGCGGCGATGCCCGGCATGGTGATCATCACCGACGTCTGTGCCTGCGAATACACTTCTCACGGCCACTGCGGGATAGTCGCTCCGGGGCGGGGGGGTCCGGATGTGCAGAACGATGCCTCGCTTGACCTTATGGCCAGGATTGCCGTGAGCCATGCAGAGGCAGGCGCGGACATCGTGGCCCCTTCGTGCATGATGGACGGGGTAGTAAGTGCGATTCGGCATGCCCTGGACGAAAACGGGTACTCCGAGGTACTGATCATGTCCTATTCCACCAAGTTTTCCAGTGCACTCTATGGGCCGTTCCGGGAGGCTGCGGACTCGGGATTCCTTTTCGGCGACCGGAGCACGTACCAGCTCCCTCCCTCGAACGGCAGGGAAGCCCTGATGGAGTCCCGGCTCGATGCGGATGAAGGCGCCGACATCCTGATGGTCAAACCCGCGGGGCTCTACCTCGACCTTGTCGCAAAGATCAGGGAGTTCGGGCTCCCGGTCGCGGCGTACCAGGTAAGCGGCGAGTACTCCCAGATCAAAGCGGCGGCCGAACGCGGTTGGATAAAGGAGCGTGAGGTGGTCATGGAGAGCATGCTCTGCATGAAACGTGCCGGGGCGGACCTGCTGATCACGTATTTTGCGGAGGATATCGCGGGGTGGCTGGATGAAGAGCAGTGA
- the cobJ gene encoding precorrin-3B C(17)-methyltransferase, giving the protein MPSHDKGKGKLFIIGTGPGNLDQLTARARNALGEAEYIIGNAAYLTPLAELLGGKQVISSSMGREVERARTAVELAQDHRVAMVSGGDPGVYGMASIVLELVERTGRVVDVEVVPGITAATAAASLLGSPLSGDFVVLSLSDLLVPLEVIEERLSAALSMGVPIVLYNPKSRGRPHNFSRAMEIAGRFRRPDTPVGIVKNAYREEETVIITTLREIMDCNDEVDMHSSVIIGGEESRIWKVNGDARGIITPRGYHKKYVY; this is encoded by the coding sequence TTGCCATCGCACGATAAAGGAAAAGGGAAATTGTTCATCATCGGAACGGGTCCGGGCAACCTCGACCAGCTGACCGCGAGGGCCAGGAACGCGCTCGGGGAGGCCGAGTATATCATCGGGAACGCGGCCTACCTGACCCCCCTCGCGGAGCTCCTCGGAGGCAAGCAGGTGATCTCCAGCTCCATGGGCAGGGAGGTCGAACGGGCCAGAACAGCGGTCGAACTCGCGCAGGATCACCGGGTCGCGATGGTATCCGGGGGAGATCCCGGGGTATATGGCATGGCGAGCATCGTGCTCGAACTGGTGGAGCGGACCGGGCGTGTCGTCGACGTGGAGGTGGTCCCGGGAATCACCGCCGCAACCGCTGCAGCGTCGCTCCTCGGTTCGCCCCTCTCGGGAGACTTCGTGGTCCTCTCACTCTCCGACCTCCTGGTGCCGCTCGAGGTCATCGAGGAGAGGCTGTCTGCGGCGCTCTCCATGGGAGTCCCCATCGTGCTCTACAACCCGAAGAGCCGGGGAAGACCGCATAATTTCTCCCGGGCGATGGAGATCGCGGGCCGGTTCCGCCGGCCGGATACCCCGGTCGGAATCGTGAAGAACGCATACCGCGAAGAAGAGACGGTGATCATCACCACGCTCCGGGAGATCATGGATTGCAATGACGAGGTCGACATGCACTCTTCCGTGATCATCGGCGGCGAGGAGAGCAGGATTTGGAAGGTGAACGGAGATGCCAGAGGAATCATTACACCCCGGGGATACCATAAAAAATACGTATACTGA
- the hemC gene encoding hydroxymethylbilane synthase, translated as MPLLIGTRGSRLALAQAARVCALLDREGIAAETVVITTPGDTITGVPLHEIGGQGVFVRALDDAILRGEIDCAVHSMKDIPARRPEGVTTCAILERDSPADFMVHLVPEDRIRVIGTSSTRRRAQLLRMNRSWEPAQLRGNVDTRLRKLEEGQYDAIVLAEAGLQRMGISVPGNRLPPDRFVPSPNQGTIAVVARDDPSVTGPLEILDHPPSRRDVNVERAVMEEVGGGCYTPQGIYCRDGLLIAEVLSLDGSRGVRMEERISDLKDARRVGRLLRDEAGDLIREAYRELGLKEDE; from the coding sequence ATGCCTCTCCTGATCGGGACCAGGGGGAGCAGGCTCGCCCTGGCGCAGGCCGCGAGAGTCTGTGCGCTCCTGGATCGGGAGGGTATCGCCGCGGAGACCGTGGTGATCACCACGCCGGGTGACACCATCACCGGGGTCCCCCTTCACGAGATCGGGGGGCAGGGGGTATTTGTACGCGCCCTGGATGACGCCATCCTCCGGGGGGAGATCGACTGCGCGGTTCACAGCATGAAAGACATCCCTGCCCGCAGACCGGAAGGGGTCACCACCTGTGCGATACTCGAACGGGACTCCCCGGCGGACTTCATGGTGCATCTCGTCCCGGAGGACAGGATCAGGGTCATCGGGACCAGCAGCACGCGGAGACGCGCCCAGCTGCTGCGCATGAACCGTTCCTGGGAACCGGCCCAGTTGCGGGGTAACGTGGACACCAGGCTCCGGAAACTTGAGGAGGGGCAGTACGACGCTATCGTGCTCGCGGAGGCAGGGCTGCAGCGGATGGGGATCTCGGTCCCCGGCAACCGGCTCCCCCCGGATCGCTTCGTCCCCAGCCCCAACCAGGGCACCATCGCGGTAGTGGCGAGGGACGACCCTTCCGTCACCGGCCCGCTGGAAATCCTCGATCACCCCCCCTCTAGGAGGGACGTGAACGTCGAGCGTGCCGTCATGGAGGAAGTGGGGGGCGGGTGTTACACGCCCCAGGGCATCTACTGCCGTGACGGTCTTCTTATCGCGGAGGTGCTCTCCCTCGACGGGTCCCGCGGGGTCCGGATGGAGGAGAGGATATCGGACCTAAAAGACGCACGCCGGGTGGGGAGGCTGCTCCGGGACGAGGCGGGAGACCTGATCCGCGAGGCCTACCGGGAGCTCGGATTAAAGGAGGACGAGTAA
- a CDS encoding cobalt-factor II C(20)-methyltransferase: protein MLIGLGLGPGDPELLTLRAVRLLQEADKVFVPGRIARRLVAPYRDAEVLEFPMTDDLVSVRECMERNAEKIAPVASSGTAVLGILGDPNFFSTFSRLCEVLLVRHPGIECRTEPGISAITAFASVAGISLTEGFTVTDGGEPATRIMLKVRSPRETAARLRDEGYTTFILVERMFMDRMKVFRNGDLPEESDYMSILFARR from the coding sequence ATGCTGATCGGGCTCGGGCTGGGTCCCGGGGACCCTGAGCTTCTGACGCTCCGGGCGGTCCGGTTGTTACAGGAAGCAGACAAGGTATTCGTCCCCGGGAGGATCGCCCGGCGGCTGGTCGCCCCCTACAGGGATGCGGAAGTGCTTGAGTTCCCCATGACCGACGACCTCGTGTCCGTCCGGGAGTGCATGGAACGGAACGCGGAGAAGATCGCCCCGGTGGCGTCTTCCGGGACTGCAGTGCTCGGGATCCTGGGAGACCCGAATTTCTTCTCCACCTTCTCCCGGCTCTGCGAAGTGCTGCTCGTCCGCCACCCGGGTATCGAGTGCAGGACCGAACCGGGTATCAGCGCCATCACCGCGTTCGCTTCCGTCGCCGGGATCTCGCTTACCGAGGGTTTCACAGTCACCGACGGGGGCGAACCCGCGACCCGGATCATGCTCAAGGTGCGCAGTCCCCGGGAAACGGCGGCCAGGCTCCGGGACGAGGGCTACACTACATTCATCCTCGTCGAGAGGATGTTCATGGACCGGATGAAAGTCTTCCGAAACGGGGATCTCCCCGAGGAGAGCGATTATATGAGCATTCTTTTCGCGAGGCGTTGA
- the cobA gene encoding uroporphyrinogen-III C-methyltransferase, protein MERKGKVYLVGSGPGGMGLLTVRAMEVIAGAEVILFDQLPGEEILSALPAHAEKIDCGKYGNRHTLEQEEIEDLMVRYAREGKQVVRLKGGDPFVFGRGGEEMEVLRMNDIQVELVPGVTSAVAVPGAVGIPLTHRKYASQVTILTGHEDPTKPESALDWELLARGRGTIVILMGVKNLPMIAGALVANGKDPETPVAIIERGLRKDQRVTTGPLREIGAIAGDAGVKPPAVIVIGDVVRLYREGDPWLIPL, encoded by the coding sequence ATGGAAAGAAAGGGTAAGGTCTACCTGGTCGGATCCGGCCCGGGTGGAATGGGGCTGCTCACGGTCCGGGCGATGGAGGTCATCGCCGGGGCAGAGGTGATCCTCTTCGACCAGCTCCCGGGAGAGGAGATCCTTTCGGCTCTCCCGGCGCATGCCGAGAAGATCGACTGCGGGAAGTACGGGAACCGGCACACGCTGGAGCAGGAAGAGATCGAGGACCTGATGGTCCGGTATGCCCGGGAAGGGAAGCAGGTGGTCCGGCTCAAGGGAGGAGACCCCTTTGTCTTCGGCAGGGGAGGAGAGGAGATGGAGGTCCTCCGGATGAACGATATCCAAGTCGAACTCGTCCCCGGGGTGACCAGTGCGGTGGCGGTGCCTGGTGCGGTGGGGATCCCCCTCACTCACCGGAAATATGCGTCGCAGGTCACCATCCTCACCGGTCACGAGGACCCTACCAAGCCCGAATCGGCCCTGGACTGGGAACTGCTCGCGAGGGGGAGGGGAACGATCGTCATTCTCATGGGAGTGAAGAATCTGCCCATGATCGCGGGGGCACTCGTCGCCAACGGAAAAGACCCGGAAACCCCGGTGGCTATCATCGAGAGGGGACTCCGAAAGGACCAGCGGGTCACCACCGGACCGCTCAGGGAGATAGGAGCGATCGCCGGTGATGCGGGCGTGAAACCCCCGGCAGTCATCGTAATCGGCGACGTGGTGAGGCTCTACCGGGAAGGAGATCCCTGGCTTATTCCCCTTTAA
- a CDS encoding precorrin-8X methylmutase: MPEESLHPGDTIKNTYTDPGATTREALEISEKSRKLARSAVGNESPEDRIRQRCSIAVGDFSMAELMVFLHNPVGAGLAALEAGAPLITDIRMVQTGILKKGHRSEVLCALDYGQGIAAEKGITRTSAGLLELGPRIDGAVVVIGNAPSALLSLCGMIREGRRPRLVIGTPVGFVNAAESKDELRSLSVPSISNRGTRGGTPVAVAAMNELIVIHTERSR; encoded by the coding sequence ATGCCAGAGGAATCATTACACCCCGGGGATACCATAAAAAATACGTATACTGACCCCGGGGCGACCACCAGGGAAGCGCTGGAAATATCAGAGAAGAGCAGGAAGCTCGCCAGGAGTGCGGTCGGGAACGAATCCCCCGAAGACCGGATCCGGCAGCGGTGTTCCATCGCCGTGGGTGACTTTTCCATGGCCGAACTTATGGTCTTTCTCCACAACCCGGTCGGCGCCGGGCTCGCGGCACTCGAGGCCGGAGCACCGTTGATAACCGACATAAGGATGGTCCAGACCGGGATCCTGAAGAAAGGGCACCGGAGTGAGGTGCTCTGTGCCCTCGACTACGGGCAGGGGATAGCGGCGGAGAAAGGGATCACCAGGACCTCTGCGGGCCTGCTCGAGCTAGGGCCGAGGATCGACGGTGCGGTCGTGGTCATCGGGAACGCACCTTCGGCCCTCCTATCCCTCTGCGGGATGATCCGTGAAGGGAGGAGGCCGCGGCTGGTGATCGGGACCCCGGTGGGATTCGTGAACGCCGCGGAGTCGAAGGACGAGCTGAGGAGCCTCTCCGTACCCTCCATCTCGAACAGGGGGACCCGGGGCGGCACCCCGGTTGCGGTCGCGGCGATGAACGAGCTGATAGTGATCCACACGGAACGGAGCCGGTGA
- the cbiG gene encoding cobalt-precorrin 5A hydrolase codes for MTDLVVTLPKFTPCAERIAEFLSTEVQIYDPSAFSLAFSRADRIVAVMAVGIAVRSVAPLLRDKWTDPAVVVVSPDCRVAIPLVGGHHGANELAKELAGIGLTPVITTATEVFGRPSAEGIAADHGCTVLNTGSTRAVNAGFLEGDVPVYAIGGPGVVIAGPGVSFLSRKGEYVVGIGCRKEVSGHDIVLAVRESLKAAGLDGHQVLAYATTSQKAGDSALRDAVRDLSGVLVYVDDEAIRKNPGISPSGATRIGLSGVAEPAALAVSRAKVLVQEKRVYGRVTVAIAR; via the coding sequence ATGACCGATCTGGTCGTGACCCTGCCGAAGTTCACTCCGTGTGCAGAGCGAATCGCAGAATTTCTGTCGACGGAAGTTCAGATCTACGACCCGTCAGCGTTCTCCCTGGCGTTCTCCCGGGCCGACCGGATCGTTGCGGTGATGGCCGTGGGCATCGCGGTTCGGTCCGTCGCTCCCCTGCTGCGGGACAAGTGGACCGATCCCGCGGTGGTGGTCGTATCGCCGGACTGCCGGGTGGCCATACCGCTGGTGGGAGGACACCACGGTGCAAACGAGCTCGCGAAAGAACTCGCCGGAATCGGTCTCACGCCCGTGATCACCACCGCAACAGAGGTATTCGGGAGACCCTCGGCCGAGGGGATCGCTGCGGACCACGGGTGCACGGTCCTGAACACCGGATCTACGAGGGCTGTGAACGCCGGGTTTCTTGAGGGCGATGTCCCGGTCTATGCAATCGGGGGCCCGGGGGTCGTGATCGCCGGGCCGGGGGTCTCCTTTCTCTCCCGGAAAGGCGAGTATGTCGTCGGGATCGGCTGCAGAAAGGAGGTTTCGGGGCACGACATCGTCCTGGCCGTACGCGAGAGCCTTAAGGCCGCCGGACTGGACGGACACCAGGTGCTTGCCTATGCCACCACATCCCAGAAGGCGGGAGATTCCGCCCTCCGCGATGCGGTGAGGGATCTCTCCGGGGTGCTGGTCTATGTCGATGACGAGGCGATCCGGAAGAACCCGGGGATCAGCCCCTCGGGAGCTACACGGATAGGTCTGTCGGGCGTCGCCGAACCAGCGGCCCTGGCGGTCTCGAGGGCAAAAGTCCTGGTGCAGGAGAAGCGAGTATACGGGAGGGTTACTGTTGCCATCGCACGATAA
- the hemA gene encoding glutamyl-tRNA reductase: MTHDPLLAPVAIAGITHHTAAVDELERFRFPDEEAFLAKARDRFRGVTLLQTCNRVEVLVHGEAAHLASLLQEEGREAFSLDTGTDALRHLLELACGVDSMIVGEDQILGQLKKSLTIAQECGTASPILELCVNKAIHVGVEVRRRTQINRGAVSIGSAAVTLAEEELGTLRGKHILVIGSGEIGMLVAQALAAKDLTAIYVANRTYERAEILAHKIDGKAVRMNDLPRYLALSDVVISCTSAPHPVIRTDELAQVMKARCWPLDGHPRPLIVIDIAQPRDVEEGAERIDGVRLFTIDSLRRINEMTMSTRRSEAEKARDYIEQELGQFIRLLNGKAADDTLAILHTWAESIRIRERDRALARLGAGDPRTKEVVEDLTRVLVNKILADVTVSVRMCAEEGDLKSAESLVSAITRGDKLCFPNEE; this comes from the coding sequence TTGACTCACGACCCGCTCCTCGCGCCTGTGGCAATCGCGGGCATCACCCACCATACCGCAGCGGTCGACGAGCTGGAGAGGTTCCGCTTCCCTGACGAGGAGGCCTTCCTGGCAAAAGCCCGGGACCGTTTCCGGGGAGTGACCCTGCTCCAGACCTGCAACCGGGTGGAGGTGCTGGTCCATGGTGAGGCGGCACACCTCGCGTCGCTGCTCCAGGAAGAAGGACGCGAAGCATTCTCCCTGGATACCGGCACGGATGCCCTCCGGCACCTGCTGGAACTGGCCTGCGGGGTGGACTCCATGATCGTCGGGGAGGACCAGATCCTCGGGCAGCTCAAGAAATCGCTTACGATCGCACAGGAATGCGGTACCGCAAGCCCGATCCTCGAGCTCTGCGTAAACAAGGCTATCCACGTGGGTGTCGAGGTCCGACGGCGGACGCAGATAAACCGGGGGGCGGTATCGATAGGATCAGCCGCGGTCACGCTCGCAGAGGAGGAACTCGGCACGCTCAGGGGTAAACACATCCTGGTAATCGGGTCGGGCGAGATCGGGATGCTGGTGGCCCAGGCACTGGCGGCAAAAGACCTCACCGCGATCTACGTGGCGAACCGGACCTATGAACGGGCGGAGATCCTGGCCCATAAGATCGACGGGAAAGCGGTGCGGATGAATGACCTGCCCCGGTACCTGGCACTCTCGGACGTGGTCATCTCCTGCACGTCCGCTCCCCACCCGGTCATCAGGACCGATGAACTTGCGCAGGTGATGAAGGCACGGTGCTGGCCTCTCGACGGCCATCCCCGGCCTCTCATCGTGATCGATATCGCCCAGCCGCGGGACGTCGAGGAGGGGGCGGAACGGATCGACGGGGTCCGGCTGTTCACCATCGACAGCCTGCGGAGGATCAACGAGATGACGATGTCAACCCGCAGGTCCGAGGCCGAGAAGGCCAGGGACTACATCGAGCAGGAACTCGGCCAGTTCATCCGGCTCTTAAACGGGAAGGCCGCCGACGATACACTCGCGATCCTCCACACCTGGGCCGAGTCCATCAGGATCCGGGAGCGGGACCGGGCACTTGCCCGTCTGGGCGCGGGCGACCCCCGGACGAAAGAGGTGGTGGAAGACCTCACCAGGGTACTGGTGAACAAGATCCTTGCCGACGTGACCGTATCGGTAAGGATGTGCGCCGAGGAAGGCGACCTGAAATCCGCGGAATCGCTGGTCTCGGCAATTACACGAGGTGATAAACTGTGTTTCCCCAACGAAGAATGA
- a CDS encoding bifunctional cobalt-precorrin-7 (C(5))-methyltransferase/cobalt-precorrin-6B (C(15))-methyltransferase, giving the protein MQEPAPPSGGPTKDEIMAISLQKLGLREGDIFADVGCGTGKVSLCAAPSVLKVFAIDRRKEAIRYASHDAGKQGVKNIEFFTGDAARVLPGLFPIDTAFVGGSRDLEQTLEILARGGVRSVVVNAVMIETMHLAIKTMQRLGIFSEALSVQVSRTASIGNGLMFRPIDPVYIIVGGEPVC; this is encoded by the coding sequence ATGCAGGAACCGGCACCACCCTCCGGAGGGCCTACGAAAGACGAGATAATGGCCATATCCCTGCAGAAACTGGGACTCCGCGAGGGCGATATATTTGCGGACGTCGGATGCGGGACCGGGAAAGTGTCGCTCTGTGCGGCACCTTCTGTGCTGAAGGTCTTCGCCATCGATCGAAGGAAGGAGGCCATCCGTTACGCCAGCCATGATGCCGGGAAGCAGGGCGTAAAAAATATCGAATTCTTCACCGGGGATGCTGCCAGAGTGCTCCCGGGCCTTTTTCCCATCGACACGGCCTTTGTCGGAGGATCGAGGGACCTGGAGCAGACCCTTGAGATCCTCGCCCGGGGAGGCGTCCGTTCTGTTGTGGTGAACGCAGTGATGATCGAGACCATGCACCTCGCGATAAAGACCATGCAGCGGCTGGGCATCTTTTCCGAGGCACTCTCTGTTCAGGTATCCCGGACCGCCTCGATCGGAAACGGGCTCATGTTCAGACCCATCGACCCTGTCTACATTATCGTGGGGGGGGAACCCGTATGCTGA
- the hemL gene encoding glutamate-1-semialdehyde 2,1-aminomutase, with protein sequence MKSSEYFDRARTLLPGGVSSPVRAIKPYPFYTARAEGCRLTTVDDEELIDCCMAYGPLLLGHAHPEIKKTIEEQLSRGWLYGTPTPLEPEFAGLVTRDHPGMDMVRFVSSGSEATMAAIRLARGFSGKKDLVKLEGGFHGAHDGVLIKAGSGATTLGVPDSAGVIPEVAARTRQVAYNDSEALEELLSKNRDIAALIMEPVMGNIGPILPRPGYLADVREITRTHDVLLIFDEVITGYRLGIGGAQAMFGVEPDLTTLGKILGGGLPIGAFGGRKEIMSLIAPEGPVYQAGTFSGNPLSLAAGYGTLDWIHRNRGVYGVLEDRARRIGEAAEGKKGSFVRIGSMFKHFFRDSPPENYLQAKECDTGTFLRFWSAMRERGIFLPPSQFETNFLSIAHGDAETALIGEAYGACLS encoded by the coding sequence ATGAAGAGCAGTGAGTACTTCGACCGGGCCCGGACGCTCCTGCCCGGCGGGGTGAGCAGCCCCGTCAGGGCGATCAAGCCCTATCCTTTCTATACCGCCCGGGCGGAGGGGTGCAGGCTGACCACCGTTGACGACGAGGAGCTGATCGACTGCTGCATGGCCTACGGCCCCCTGCTCCTCGGTCACGCCCACCCGGAGATAAAAAAGACGATAGAGGAACAGCTCTCCCGGGGATGGCTCTACGGGACTCCCACACCCCTCGAACCCGAGTTCGCCGGACTGGTTACCAGGGACCACCCCGGTATGGACATGGTCCGTTTCGTCTCCTCGGGCTCGGAGGCCACCATGGCTGCGATCCGGCTGGCCAGGGGATTTTCCGGGAAGAAGGACCTCGTCAAGCTGGAGGGAGGGTTCCACGGCGCCCACGACGGGGTCCTGATAAAGGCGGGGTCGGGGGCCACCACGCTCGGGGTCCCGGACTCCGCGGGTGTCATCCCCGAGGTCGCCGCCCGCACCCGCCAGGTCGCCTACAACGATTCCGAGGCCCTCGAGGAGCTGCTCTCGAAGAACCGCGATATCGCTGCGCTTATCATGGAGCCGGTGATGGGTAACATCGGCCCCATTCTCCCCCGGCCGGGATACCTCGCCGATGTCAGGGAGATCACCAGGACCCACGACGTGCTGCTCATATTCGATGAGGTCATCACCGGGTACCGGCTGGGTATCGGCGGTGCCCAGGCCATGTTCGGGGTCGAACCCGACCTTACCACGCTCGGGAAGATCCTCGGAGGGGGGCTTCCTATCGGGGCGTTCGGCGGGAGAAAGGAGATCATGTCGCTCATCGCCCCCGAAGGCCCGGTGTACCAGGCAGGTACCTTCTCGGGTAACCCCCTCTCGCTTGCGGCCGGGTACGGCACGCTGGACTGGATCCACCGGAACCGCGGGGTGTACGGGGTGCTCGAGGACCGGGCGAGAAGGATTGGGGAGGCTGCCGAGGGAAAGAAGGGCTCGTTCGTCCGGATCGGCTCGATGTTCAAGCACTTCTTCCGGGACTCCCCGCCTGAAAATTATCTCCAGGCGAAGGAATGCGATACCGGGACCTTCCTCAGGTTCTGGAGCGCTATGCGGGAACGGGGAATATTCCTTCCTCCTTCGCAGTTCGAGACCAACTTCCTTTCCATCGCGCACGGCGACGCGGAGACTGCACTGATCGGGGAGGCCTACGGGGCATGCCTCTCCTGA